A genomic region of Syntrophomonadaceae bacterium contains the following coding sequences:
- a CDS encoding cytidylate kinase-like family protein, with protein sequence EERKKRYIRRVFGHSWLDLALYDLTLNTAKLTSQGAIATALLALAKFSEGIPKQPDPVTMHYKQQSLQDIGFMHESEAEFAQVLDFYNIPWQYEPRTFPLQWDTEGHVIEAFTPDFFLPEQNIYLELTTQRQQLVWKKNKKMRRLKDLYPEINAKIIYGKDYRNLLKKFGIDEK encoded by the coding sequence GGAAGAAAGGAAAAAACGCTACATCCGCCGCGTATTCGGCCATTCCTGGCTGGACTTGGCTTTATATGACCTGACATTAAATACGGCAAAACTAACATCTCAGGGGGCCATTGCCACCGCTTTATTAGCTTTGGCAAAATTTAGCGAAGGTATACCAAAACAACCTGACCCGGTGACTATGCATTACAAACAGCAATCTCTGCAGGACATAGGTTTTATGCATGAAAGCGAAGCTGAATTTGCCCAAGTTCTGGATTTTTATAATATTCCCTGGCAGTATGAACCACGGACTTTTCCGCTGCAATGGGACACTGAAGGCCATGTCATTGAAGCTTTCACGCCCGACTTTTTTCTTCCCGAGCAGAACATCTATCTTGAACTGACTACCCAGCGCCAGCAACTAGTCTGGAAAAAAAATAAAAAGATGCGCCGCTTAAAAGATCTTTACCCGGAGATCAACGCCAAAATAATCTACGGCAAAGATTATAGAAACCTGCTGAAAAAGTTCGGCATTGATGAAAAGTAA
- the hpt gene encoding hypoxanthine phosphoribosyltransferase, with the protein MKHRLEPLLSQEEIQAQIFRLGRTISQDYAGKEPILVCVLRGSVYFAVDLSRQLTIPFVLDFISISSYGKGSGPLGIVRITKDLDVNIAGKEVLIIEDIVDTGLSLNYLLRNLKSREPAGLRVCSLLNVPARRIAAVPVDYQGFELPNVYAVGYGLDYHERYRNLMEIFALIEEP; encoded by the coding sequence ATGAAACACCGATTGGAGCCTTTGCTTAGCCAGGAGGAAATTCAGGCACAGATTTTCCGTTTAGGCAGAACAATTTCCCAGGACTATGCCGGTAAAGAACCGATTCTTGTCTGTGTCCTGCGCGGCAGCGTCTATTTTGCCGTTGACTTAAGCCGCCAGCTCACGATTCCTTTTGTCCTCGATTTTATAAGCATTTCCAGTTATGGCAAAGGATCGGGCCCCTTGGGCATCGTGCGCATTACCAAGGACTTGGATGTCAATATCGCCGGCAAAGAAGTGCTGATCATCGAAGATATTGTTGACACTGGTCTTAGCCTTAATTACTTGTTGCGCAACTTAAAATCCCGCGAACCGGCCGGATTGCGGGTCTGTTCTCTGTTAAACGTGCCTGCGCGGCGGATTGCAGCCGTTCCCGTTGACTACCAGGGCTTCGAGCTGCCTAACGTCTATGCTGTCGGCTACGGGCTGGATTACCACGAGAGATATCGCAACCTGATGGAAATTTTCGCCCTTATTGAAGAACCGTAA